The following proteins are co-located in the Lacticaseibacillus paracasei subsp. paracasei genome:
- a CDS encoding phage tail protein — translation MATVGLYQIQLALVDAQQKLISGADTGLSTDGVYTVDHKDLGTKTANITGLAGTIAKIYGNNNVQDVTVGTSEPTVALDINNLDYKIKQQIKGFVSDTKGGWTDENLKAHVALLITAQTIDRAHFVYYGFGDGVMTETAANIQTDAAAEQRVDDTLTYTALSTVAFGNQPYKIYSDLDSKFDKANMYKEVFGGYVLSPSLGK, via the coding sequence ATGGCAACAGTAGGTTTATATCAAATTCAGCTTGCTTTGGTTGATGCACAGCAAAAGTTAATTTCTGGCGCTGATACAGGACTAAGCACAGACGGTGTCTATACTGTCGATCACAAAGATTTAGGTACTAAAACGGCCAACATTACAGGCTTAGCAGGTACAATTGCTAAGATCTATGGCAACAACAACGTCCAAGACGTTACCGTTGGTACTTCAGAACCAACAGTGGCTTTGGATATTAACAACTTGGATTACAAAATCAAGCAGCAAATTAAAGGCTTTGTCAGTGATACCAAGGGCGGTTGGACCGATGAGAATTTGAAGGCTCATGTGGCCTTGCTTATTACCGCTCAAACCATTGATCGGGCGCACTTTGTCTATTATGGATTTGGTGATGGCGTCATGACCGAAACCGCAGCTAACATTCAGACTGATGCGGCAGCAGAACAACGTGTAGATGACACTTTGACTTACACAGCACTTTCTACTGTGGCCTTTGGAAACCAGCCATACAAGATTTACAGCGACCTTGATTCTAAGTTTGATAAAGCCAACATGTACAAAGAAGTGTTTGGCGGATATGTACTGTCACCCTCATTAGGCAAATAA
- a CDS encoding phage tail tube assembly chaperone, translating into MKIKVSQLSNRVHEVKVTNRILRNTLKYQLSMAESDDVENKSFTEQLHASLNAVNSNTDFIVDTLNLNKAEKEKLDDLSFAETVKIATRVALRVQGLSDEDIDMSAKKADASKSEDEDN; encoded by the coding sequence ATGAAAATCAAAGTTAGCCAGCTTAGCAATCGTGTACATGAAGTCAAAGTAACAAATCGTATTCTGCGAAATACACTAAAGTACCAGCTCAGCATGGCCGAGTCAGATGATGTGGAGAACAAATCGTTTACTGAGCAGCTTCATGCCAGCCTAAATGCGGTCAACAGCAATACAGATTTTATTGTCGATACGCTTAACTTAAACAAAGCAGAAAAAGAAAAGCTGGACGATTTGTCATTCGCTGAAACTGTAAAAATTGCTACTAGAGTTGCCCTTCGCGTTCAAGGACTTAGCGATGAAGACATCGATATGTCAGCAAAGAAGGCCGATGCCAGCAAAAGCGAAGACGAAGATAATTAG
- a CDS encoding tape measure protein, whose translation MIKVAQQYNATMSTKIALDLLSASESVKSLTAVVRSSQNAWKAQEAEMKSAGDAVGAAQAKYDGLGKSIESQQAKIDALKSKQSELKGNTADVAQQFLKYQQQIDGATKQLASMQSQQDRAKQAMDYQKSGLAGLQQEYTAAARANQAYVTRLEAEGKQQEANKAKMDGYKSSIGNLNEQLSKQSAELDKIASASGKDSDAWRTQKTRVDETATSLAKAKSSMTGLQTEMDKANPSVFNRVKEAISGTNKQAEKTPGLLRKIVEGGLITNAITSGWQRLSSSITDTVKSGLELNEAGEKLKMTWENMGKSANDVQILSDQMSYLRSETGATGGEVNKMQTTVDTMTHGVTSKTLVISAGIASIATASHKGGDGMDALSKAMTRVVASGDLTTTNLAKLEKQAPTLGAQLAKAAGVSQESFAKMVADGKIKSDDFMNLVYKVGTTSKSTFDQFGKTSEGAMAQMSGAWTTLKAKMTAPLFDVKNSGMQSLSGILTSPVVQQAATDLGKGLANIANRAKDILDYVSAHKKDVTGIAGDMWDIAKIAGEEVWSLFKTAIKDIAGWLNVGGTNAKTMKDPLKAIHDVLDDIVKNKSGIQTTVKVIAGLWMTKKALEFAAGLGHVYSGLKALSETSLFAKIASNFSLLKGSGNSLATAESGASAAASTVEKASLGSRVVGGLGKLGGIGAGIDVAGSIVQALTSNSSQEKIKAASKGTGTTIGAGIGAALGSVIPGAGTAAGAGIGAAIGDALGSTKTVQGWAKSIKKAMNDASKGVTVRAPKLSSDTKALGDSFAKYTKALSKKLVVSFSTDPKSIAQAQKSVKDTYSKMSKSVDSYYAKKEKASASDLAKLVKEGVLTQKQADEQLAKTKKSDQAAAKAKKSAYAQMAKDANAYYTQTQNIANGNTKKLQQIAQKYGTNSKKYENEKNKELLAAYKSYANQYAKDQLTNNSKITTLVKKGADQQEKLLNEFNKKKSSMSLAQIDSTAKNAKKEYDAAVKPAQHARDDIIKAADDRYKSTKSTADHEYKDLGTISKSQYEDIVSKARQQRDDTSGAAKDQYNKVTKHATNQYKETVKATDSQRAEVTRLSSQQHDSVNGYASDQSQTVVSHMTKQANSSMSAASKQANGTGDIFSGLAGWWNKIVGFFGGHKMPAAKPTYGYSQVQQLAYANGGAVQNGMALVGEAGPELQYKPYAGTYKLLGANGPELTKVQQGDYILNARDTSKVLAGELGHVLPGYANGLGGLDGIIDGIKKTASKVWDKVSSTVGNILTQVGNPLKFFTNLAGKIFNVNSVAGAGSMAQHTSAALRDEDVKGVAGFFDRIKKLEEEMSAANPGGSGVQRWKPYVIRALKANGFDASAYQVAAWMRVIQRESNGNPKAINLWDSNARAGIPSMGLVQTIGPTFNANKFPGHGDVYNGYDDLLAGIHYMKSIYGSGSSAFARVSGREGYANGGLITQPIHALVGEDGPETILPLTKTSRAWQLLGQAVTNINHNLGNGSVAESESGDTDGLGKKLDNIADLLTKLSFVLQVGDDQFYPKVAPKVKQYNDRKDRFNAYWKGGTV comes from the coding sequence GTGATTAAAGTGGCACAACAATATAACGCAACAATGAGCACCAAGATTGCCCTGGATCTGCTGAGTGCCAGCGAATCCGTCAAATCATTAACAGCGGTTGTTCGTTCCAGCCAAAACGCTTGGAAAGCTCAAGAAGCAGAGATGAAATCTGCTGGTGATGCAGTTGGAGCTGCTCAAGCTAAATATGATGGATTGGGTAAGTCTATTGAGTCACAACAGGCTAAGATTGATGCTTTAAAGTCTAAGCAAAGTGAACTCAAGGGCAATACTGCCGATGTTGCTCAACAGTTTTTAAAGTATCAGCAACAAATTGATGGTGCCACTAAGCAACTTGCTAGTATGCAGTCTCAACAAGACCGTGCCAAGCAAGCAATGGACTATCAAAAGTCTGGATTAGCTGGCTTACAGCAAGAGTACACAGCCGCTGCACGGGCAAATCAAGCTTATGTGACTCGCTTAGAGGCTGAAGGCAAACAGCAAGAAGCCAACAAGGCCAAAATGGATGGCTATAAGTCCTCCATTGGCAATCTGAATGAACAGTTGTCTAAACAGTCTGCTGAGTTGGATAAGATTGCCAGTGCTAGTGGCAAGGATTCAGACGCATGGCGTACACAGAAGACGCGTGTTGATGAAACGGCTACCAGTTTAGCAAAGGCTAAGTCTTCTATGACTGGTTTGCAAACTGAAATGGATAAGGCTAACCCCTCTGTTTTCAACAGAGTTAAAGAAGCTATATCGGGAACAAACAAACAAGCCGAAAAGACACCGGGCCTGCTTCGCAAAATTGTTGAAGGCGGCCTTATCACTAACGCCATCACAAGCGGCTGGCAACGTCTAAGCTCAAGCATTACCGACACGGTAAAGTCTGGGCTAGAACTTAACGAGGCCGGAGAAAAGCTGAAAATGACGTGGGAGAACATGGGCAAGTCGGCCAACGATGTCCAGATTCTTTCCGATCAAATGTCATATTTGCGCAGTGAAACTGGTGCAACCGGTGGCGAAGTTAACAAAATGCAAACCACCGTTGATACCATGACGCATGGTGTCACAAGTAAAACTCTCGTCATTAGTGCTGGTATTGCTAGCATTGCCACTGCTTCGCACAAAGGCGGAGACGGCATGGACGCTTTGTCTAAGGCGATGACGCGAGTCGTTGCCTCAGGTGATTTAACCACAACCAACCTTGCCAAACTTGAAAAGCAGGCTCCTACCTTAGGTGCACAATTAGCCAAAGCTGCCGGAGTCAGTCAGGAGTCATTTGCCAAAATGGTTGCTGACGGGAAAATAAAGTCTGACGACTTCATGAACTTGGTTTATAAAGTTGGGACAACAAGCAAGAGCACATTTGACCAATTTGGGAAAACCAGTGAAGGCGCAATGGCTCAAATGTCAGGCGCTTGGACCACATTAAAAGCTAAAATGACCGCGCCACTCTTTGATGTTAAGAATAGCGGCATGCAATCTCTTTCAGGTATTCTAACTTCACCAGTTGTACAGCAAGCGGCTACCGATCTTGGTAAAGGCCTAGCTAATATTGCTAATCGAGCGAAAGACATTCTTGACTATGTTTCCGCACACAAAAAAGATGTTACTGGTATTGCCGGAGATATGTGGGACATTGCCAAAATTGCTGGCGAAGAAGTCTGGTCCCTGTTCAAAACTGCAATCAAAGACATTGCCGGGTGGCTAAACGTTGGTGGTACTAATGCAAAGACGATGAAAGACCCGCTAAAGGCTATCCATGATGTGCTAGATGATATTGTCAAAAACAAATCTGGTATTCAAACTACCGTCAAAGTGATTGCAGGGCTTTGGATGACAAAAAAAGCACTGGAATTTGCAGCAGGATTAGGTCATGTGTACAGCGGTCTGAAAGCTTTAAGCGAAACAAGTCTGTTCGCCAAAATTGCGTCTAATTTTTCACTGCTAAAAGGCTCTGGTAATTCATTAGCCACTGCAGAAAGTGGGGCGAGCGCGGCTGCAAGCACAGTCGAAAAAGCCAGTTTAGGTAGCCGAGTTGTAGGCGGCTTAGGCAAACTAGGCGGCATTGGTGCTGGAATTGATGTTGCGGGCAGTATTGTACAAGCACTTACTTCGAATAGCTCACAGGAAAAGATTAAGGCGGCTTCAAAAGGAACAGGAACAACAATTGGCGCTGGAATAGGTGCTGCTTTAGGCTCTGTTATACCGGGCGCCGGCACTGCTGCTGGTGCTGGTATCGGTGCAGCGATTGGTGATGCATTAGGATCAACTAAGACTGTGCAGGGATGGGCCAAGTCAATTAAGAAGGCCATGAATGATGCTAGCAAGGGCGTCACAGTTAGGGCTCCTAAACTTAGCTCTGATACCAAGGCCTTGGGAGATTCATTTGCCAAATACACCAAGGCTTTATCCAAGAAGCTGGTTGTTTCGTTTAGCACAGACCCTAAGTCCATTGCACAGGCACAAAAGTCTGTAAAAGATACCTACTCAAAGATGAGCAAGAGTGTTGACAGCTACTATGCCAAAAAAGAAAAGGCTTCCGCATCTGATTTAGCAAAACTGGTTAAAGAAGGCGTCTTAACTCAGAAACAAGCCGATGAGCAACTTGCTAAGACTAAAAAATCTGATCAAGCGGCAGCTAAGGCAAAGAAATCTGCTTATGCTCAAATGGCTAAAGATGCCAATGCCTACTACACGCAAACGCAAAATATTGCTAACGGCAATACTAAAAAGCTACAGCAAATTGCGCAAAAGTACGGAACTAATTCTAAGAAATATGAAAACGAAAAGAACAAGGAACTACTAGCGGCCTACAAATCCTACGCAAATCAATATGCAAAGGATCAACTTACCAACAATAGTAAAATTACAACTCTTGTTAAGAAGGGTGCAGACCAGCAAGAAAAACTGCTTAATGAATTTAACAAGAAAAAGAGCAGTATGAGTCTTGCTCAAATTGATAGCACCGCCAAAAATGCCAAGAAAGAATATGACGCTGCAGTCAAACCTGCACAGCATGCACGTGATGACATTATCAAGGCTGCTGATGATCGCTATAAGAGTACCAAATCAACGGCAGACCACGAGTACAAAGACTTGGGAACTATTAGCAAGTCTCAGTATGAAGACATCGTATCAAAGGCGAGACAGCAGCGAGATGACACTTCGGGCGCTGCTAAAGACCAATACAACAAAGTCACAAAGCACGCTACTAATCAGTATAAGGAGACAGTAAAAGCAACTGACAGTCAACGTGCCGAAGTGACTAGACTTTCTTCTCAGCAGCACGATTCGGTGAATGGCTATGCTTCAGATCAATCGCAAACGGTTGTTAGCCACATGACTAAGCAGGCCAACAGTTCAATGTCAGCTGCATCAAAACAAGCGAATGGCACTGGCGACATCTTCAGTGGATTAGCTGGTTGGTGGAACAAAATTGTTGGTTTCTTCGGTGGACACAAAATGCCAGCAGCCAAGCCAACTTATGGTTATTCACAGGTTCAGCAACTTGCATATGCAAATGGTGGTGCCGTTCAGAATGGCATGGCACTAGTTGGTGAAGCCGGCCCCGAACTTCAATACAAGCCTTATGCTGGTACGTATAAACTGTTGGGAGCTAACGGTCCCGAGCTGACGAAAGTACAGCAAGGTGACTACATCTTAAACGCACGCGATACTTCTAAGGTGTTGGCTGGAGAATTGGGACATGTTTTGCCTGGCTACGCCAATGGTTTAGGTGGCCTTGACGGCATTATTGACGGGATTAAGAAGACAGCATCAAAAGTATGGGACAAGGTAAGCTCAACAGTTGGCAATATTCTGACACAAGTTGGGAATCCATTGAAGTTTTTCACCAATTTAGCGGGGAAGATATTCAACGTTAATTCGGTTGCTGGCGCTGGTTCAATGGCTCAACACACCTCAGCTGCTTTACGTGATGAAGATGTAAAAGGCGTAGCAGGCTTCTTTGACCGCATTAAAAAGTTGGAAGAAGAAATGAGTGCGGCCAATCCCGGTGGCTCAGGCGTGCAACGTTGGAAGCCATATGTTATTCGAGCTTTAAAGGCTAATGGATTTGATGCCTCGGCATACCAAGTTGCTGCATGGATGCGAGTTATCCAGCGTGAATCAAATGGTAATCCTAAGGCAATTAACTTGTGGGATAGCAACGCCAGAGCCGGCATACCTTCAATGGGGCTTGTACAAACCATTGGGCCAACATTCAATGCGAACAAGTTTCCAGGTCACGGCGATGTCTATAACGGCTATGATGATCTGCTTGCCGGTATTCACTACATGAAATCAATTTATGGCTCTGGAAGTTCTGCCTTTGCTCGTGTAAGCGGCCGTGAAGGTTACGCCAATGGTGGCTTGATTACACAGCCAATCCATGCGCTTGTTGGCGAAGATGGTCCAGAAACAATCTTGCCATTAACTAAAACAAGCCGTGCTTGGCAGCTGTTGGGACAGGCTGTTACCAACATCAATCACAACTTGGGTAATGGTTCCGTTGCTGAAAGCGAAAGCGGCGATACAGATGGTTTAGGAAAGAAGCTGGACAACATTGCCGACCTTCTCACGAAACTTAGCTTTGTACTGCAAGTTGGTGACGATCAGTTTTATCCAAAAGTTGCGCCAAAAGTTAAGCAGTACAACGACAGAAAAGACAGGTTCAATGCTTATTGGAAAGGAGGAACCGTTTAA
- a CDS encoding phage tail spike protein, whose translation MEYYFSDRKFNVMGVARTNGKGEWLVSADSEVKTTDDRPAIALTLTIPFKTEQEQAIDEMAAENNFVLYQDEEGNGHQMVIASVTHDALAHIHTVVCTDAGNDLMNEVVGAYKADKAHTIADYILMFTNDSGWEIGINEFPTDVRTLTWTDEDTSLSRIKSVAKDFDAVLSFGFVFVGTTAVKRVINIRHEDASDSLISFEMNKDINNIVKTVDIYDMETSVKAYGATPDGSNDPINLIGYSWTDPTGQFVLDQYGFLHDTIAVQKYSRLLSNSNPNPTHSDWNRVKTFDSNSQAALLQAALADLKKYNHPNVNYEVDLANAPYVPLNQTVHIVDENQNLFLSAKVLSVERSRAGHYTKLTLGDYANEQPNLYSALKDMAVKIENIPKAIQFYPWIRYADDDKGTNMSALPAGKKYMAIVPNAKSSVPSDNPADYAGKWALIQGKDGADGVPGAKGADGRTSYFHTAWANDVSGQSGFTVSGGDGKKYIGTYSDFTKADSTHPADYNWALFKGADGDVGPKGDQGLPGKPGADGRTAYAHFAYANSQDGKTDFSTTDPNRKYIGFYSDFVSDDSTNPSNYSWSLIKGADGANGKDGVPGKPGADGKTSYFHIAYADSSDGRTNFSLDTPGSRKYIGSYTDFTQADSTNPAVYSWQLVQGPQGPQGDSGTDGKPGKDGVGIKSTLIQYASNTSGTVAPTTGWTTTIPAASPGYYVWTKYTWAYTDGTTEAGYSVGKIGETGQTGQKGDTGPRGPQGPQGPQGPQGIPGSKDVPYTYIQLGTPASPKKGDLWWHGTTLNDATALQYYNGSTWIDQSIQQAVLNIEKLVAIEVDSAIINSPDINAPFNHTALSDANLGKFSSGNTSMQYGHVNITGNLENDQGKADGHTLISDLGPSGFISRERTPDNAGDTQYANLQGGKLNLSTLISAENAATKKYIQSKFTSADNVTFFYVNTTALRNIDIDYAYIYYTRRGNLVTVNFQIHTIANQYNYLRLADIRPGYTPLLTNKIVASCLSFSDPGQSTAMYSSTPSGGTVGWYSNISKASGSYGGSVSYITKDDYPTGDSFFA comes from the coding sequence ATGGAATACTATTTCTCAGACCGCAAATTCAACGTCATGGGCGTTGCAAGGACTAATGGCAAAGGCGAATGGCTTGTTAGCGCGGATAGTGAAGTTAAAACAACTGATGACAGGCCTGCCATTGCCTTAACCTTGACAATACCATTTAAAACTGAGCAAGAGCAAGCTATTGATGAAATGGCGGCTGAAAACAACTTTGTCTTATATCAAGATGAGGAAGGCAATGGACATCAAATGGTCATTGCCAGTGTTACTCATGATGCATTAGCACATATTCATACAGTCGTTTGCACGGATGCGGGTAACGATTTGATGAATGAGGTGGTGGGTGCCTATAAAGCTGACAAAGCCCATACTATTGCTGATTACATCCTCATGTTTACAAATGATTCTGGCTGGGAGATCGGTATTAATGAATTTCCTACAGACGTCAGAACACTTACATGGACAGATGAAGACACTTCACTTAGCCGCATTAAATCAGTCGCAAAAGATTTTGATGCAGTGCTTAGCTTTGGCTTTGTTTTTGTAGGTACGACTGCCGTAAAACGTGTTATCAATATCAGACACGAGGACGCTTCCGACAGTTTAATTTCCTTTGAGATGAACAAAGACATCAACAATATTGTAAAGACAGTTGATATCTACGACATGGAAACATCGGTGAAGGCCTATGGTGCTACACCTGACGGTTCAAACGATCCAATTAATTTGATTGGGTATAGTTGGACTGATCCAACCGGACAGTTTGTGCTTGATCAGTACGGATTCTTGCACGATACCATTGCCGTACAGAAATATTCACGTTTGTTAAGCAACAGCAACCCTAACCCAACACATTCTGACTGGAATCGGGTTAAAACGTTTGATTCAAACTCGCAGGCAGCACTTTTGCAAGCGGCTTTGGCAGACTTGAAGAAGTATAACCACCCAAATGTCAACTATGAAGTTGATTTGGCAAATGCGCCCTATGTGCCATTGAATCAAACGGTACACATTGTTGACGAGAACCAGAATCTATTTCTTTCCGCGAAAGTGCTGTCGGTTGAACGCAGCCGCGCTGGTCATTATACCAAGCTCACTTTAGGGGATTACGCAAATGAGCAGCCTAACTTGTACTCTGCACTCAAAGATATGGCAGTTAAGATTGAAAATATTCCCAAGGCCATTCAGTTTTATCCATGGATTCGTTACGCCGATGACGATAAAGGCACTAACATGTCAGCACTACCAGCCGGAAAGAAGTACATGGCGATTGTTCCCAATGCCAAGTCATCCGTTCCAAGTGACAATCCGGCAGATTATGCTGGCAAGTGGGCATTGATTCAGGGCAAAGATGGTGCTGATGGTGTTCCCGGTGCAAAAGGCGCTGATGGCCGTACAAGCTATTTTCACACTGCTTGGGCGAATGATGTAAGCGGCCAAAGCGGGTTCACGGTATCCGGTGGCGATGGCAAAAAGTACATTGGCACGTACAGTGACTTCACAAAGGCAGACAGCACCCATCCGGCTGATTACAATTGGGCGCTTTTTAAAGGCGCAGACGGTGATGTGGGGCCCAAAGGTGATCAAGGTTTGCCAGGGAAACCGGGTGCTGATGGTCGTACTGCCTATGCTCACTTTGCTTATGCAAATAGTCAAGATGGGAAGACCGACTTTTCAACCACTGATCCTAACCGTAAGTACATTGGTTTCTACAGCGACTTCGTATCTGACGATAGCACCAATCCAAGCAACTATAGCTGGTCACTGATTAAAGGTGCAGATGGCGCGAATGGTAAAGATGGGGTGCCGGGGAAACCGGGTGCAGATGGCAAAACATCGTACTTCCATATTGCCTATGCTGACAGTAGTGATGGTAGAACAAATTTCTCATTGGACACTCCGGGTTCTAGAAAATACATCGGTAGTTACACAGACTTCACACAAGCTGACAGCACTAATCCGGCTGTTTATAGTTGGCAACTAGTGCAAGGACCACAGGGACCACAAGGTGATAGTGGTACCGACGGTAAACCGGGTAAGGATGGCGTAGGCATCAAATCAACGCTTATCCAATACGCATCAAATACCAGCGGTACAGTAGCTCCAACAACTGGCTGGACAACAACGATTCCTGCAGCTTCACCCGGCTATTATGTTTGGACTAAGTACACATGGGCGTACACCGACGGCACTACAGAAGCAGGATACTCAGTGGGCAAGATTGGTGAGACTGGCCAAACTGGACAGAAGGGTGATACTGGTCCGCGAGGTCCTCAAGGGCCACAGGGACCTCAAGGCCCTCAAGGTATTCCTGGAAGCAAGGATGTGCCATACACTTACATTCAACTTGGCACGCCTGCTAGTCCCAAGAAAGGCGACCTATGGTGGCATGGCACAACACTCAACGATGCCACAGCATTACAGTATTACAATGGATCAACTTGGATTGACCAAAGTATCCAGCAAGCGGTTCTAAATATTGAAAAACTTGTTGCAATTGAGGTTGACAGTGCAATCATTAATTCTCCTGACATTAATGCACCATTCAATCACACTGCTCTTAGTGATGCCAATTTAGGAAAGTTTAGCAGTGGCAACACCAGTATGCAATATGGTCACGTGAATATCACAGGCAACCTTGAAAATGATCAAGGAAAAGCAGACGGACACACGCTGATTAGCGACTTAGGACCATCAGGATTTATCAGTCGGGAACGAACACCTGACAATGCCGGAGATACCCAATACGCTAACCTTCAAGGCGGCAAGCTCAATCTTTCAACATTAATTAGCGCTGAAAATGCAGCCACAAAAAAATATATCCAATCTAAATTCACTTCGGCAGACAACGTGACATTTTTCTACGTCAATACAACCGCGCTAAGAAACATTGATATTGATTACGCATATATTTACTACACGCGACGTGGAAATTTGGTGACCGTCAACTTTCAAATTCACACAATAGCTAATCAGTACAATTATTTGAGGCTCGCAGATATTAGACCCGGTTATACACCTCTTTTGACAAACAAAATTGTTGCAAGCTGCTTGAGCTTTTCAGATCCCGGACAATCTACAGCTATGTATTCAAGCACGCCAAGCGGAGGAACGGTCGGCTGGTATAGCAACATTTCCAAAGCCTCTGGCAGTTATGGGGGATCTGTTTCTTATATAACAAAAGACGATTATCCAACGGGGGATTCATTTTTTGCGTAA
- a CDS encoding XkdX family protein gives MNAYKPLIISYYQQGIYSKDDLALFVSVGWISQAEVDELVKQVASKI, from the coding sequence GTGAACGCATATAAACCATTAATTATCAGCTACTATCAGCAAGGAATCTACAGCAAGGATGATTTAGCCTTGTTCGTGAGTGTCGGCTGGATTAGCCAAGCAGAAGTAGATGAGCTTGTTAAGCAAGTCGCCAGCAAAATCTAG
- a CDS encoding distal tail protein Dit has protein sequence MKQAGVTITYAGVDISKYMYVQMVERDVGTNHVNTMQKVGISDGQMLQYMSRDVKTILVTGIVMNDDLVPLRRSLAAAIDADEPQQLIFGDEPDKYYLAIVDSQPTFTEGFRSGTISISFVCPDGGIAHSVATQTADNTPYKDVPVNVLTDSGFESGKTPANFAWGDIKMKDRIFSVNAGPDGTFPQPMGKFMLEVGNFSKDSSVDPDQYVQYQLAEPVAIKAGETWTYSYYYASAWSATGQASDYLLMSDYSPIGGLSMGHDQRETSGGRTTWHRFVKTWTADKDVTVTALRFGFVKTSASPGWICIDNIKLGKEPIASPWSPNPADPEYYTDTITVHNGGTYPVEPVITATMHADNGFLGFANSQGGALQFGNPEEIDGYTSEESEVALNLAAVQGSHMDNQAASNNLYWGDNPATPNEQIGNAIWTQDSYDGWKVEPNWPSITGDHKYWNGPSIKHNLAQTHNGNFKSNLTWDVMTRFQTGVAKVGALETTLESDGKPIFQMILKDNSALSDQIWWMCYYKDQLVVNEQLDRNIFTNDKFIQLELQKFGNSVVFRVSPWVGNRGRETTINRQFTFADAANVETKQFSTWFMRDKTWGESTMYLIASTVKWQNVNWYTDIKNRFSNDDVITIDVASTKTYFNGSEDRTLHTLGNQWDKFLLPPGDTTIQLMPSSWAKPFACEVNLKEAWL, from the coding sequence TTGAAACAAGCAGGCGTGACCATCACATACGCTGGAGTAGATATTAGCAAGTATATGTATGTACAGATGGTCGAACGTGATGTAGGAACTAATCACGTCAACACAATGCAAAAGGTCGGGATTAGCGATGGTCAGATGTTGCAATACATGTCACGGGACGTCAAGACGATTTTGGTAACTGGGATCGTTATGAATGACGATTTGGTACCACTAAGGCGTTCCTTGGCCGCTGCTATTGATGCGGACGAACCACAGCAACTAATCTTTGGGGATGAACCGGATAAATATTATCTTGCCATCGTAGATAGTCAGCCTACCTTCACCGAAGGTTTCCGATCAGGGACAATCTCAATCAGCTTCGTCTGTCCCGATGGTGGCATTGCGCACTCTGTAGCCACGCAGACGGCTGACAACACGCCATACAAGGACGTGCCAGTTAACGTGCTGACAGATTCTGGCTTTGAATCTGGGAAAACCCCAGCAAACTTTGCGTGGGGTGACATAAAAATGAAGGATAGGATTTTCTCCGTAAATGCGGGACCTGATGGAACATTTCCACAACCAATGGGTAAATTTATGCTTGAAGTTGGAAACTTCAGCAAAGATTCATCAGTCGATCCAGATCAATATGTACAATATCAATTGGCTGAACCAGTTGCCATTAAAGCAGGAGAAACATGGACATACAGCTACTACTATGCAAGCGCATGGTCAGCTACTGGACAAGCGTCAGACTATTTGCTGATGAGTGATTATTCCCCAATTGGGGGTCTGTCAATGGGCCATGACCAACGGGAAACTTCTGGAGGTCGAACAACGTGGCATCGTTTTGTAAAAACGTGGACAGCGGATAAAGACGTTACTGTAACCGCTTTGCGATTTGGTTTTGTTAAAACATCAGCAAGTCCGGGCTGGATTTGTATTGATAATATCAAATTAGGAAAAGAGCCAATTGCTTCTCCTTGGTCGCCTAACCCAGCTGATCCTGAATATTATACCGACACCATCACGGTGCACAATGGCGGCACCTATCCTGTCGAGCCAGTTATTACGGCAACTATGCACGCTGATAATGGATTTCTAGGATTTGCCAATAGTCAGGGTGGCGCGCTTCAGTTTGGCAACCCTGAAGAAATTGATGGCTATACCAGCGAAGAAAGTGAAGTGGCCTTGAATTTGGCAGCCGTTCAAGGCTCGCATATGGATAATCAAGCAGCTTCCAATAATCTTTACTGGGGAGACAATCCAGCTACGCCGAATGAACAGATTGGCAATGCGATTTGGACACAGGACAGCTATGATGGCTGGAAGGTTGAGCCTAATTGGCCCAGCATTACTGGCGACCACAAGTATTGGAATGGGCCTTCAATCAAACACAACCTTGCTCAGACACATAACGGTAACTTCAAGAGCAATCTCACGTGGGATGTTATGACACGTTTTCAAACTGGGGTAGCAAAGGTAGGTGCACTCGAAACAACCTTAGAAAGTGACGGCAAGCCAATCTTTCAGATGATACTGAAAGACAATAGTGCACTGTCTGACCAAATATGGTGGATGTGTTACTACAAAGACCAGCTAGTTGTCAATGAACAGTTGGATCGCAATATTTTCACTAATGACAAGTTCATTCAGTTGGAATTGCAGAAATTTGGTAATTCAGTTGTTTTCCGAGTGTCACCATGGGTTGGCAATAGAGGGAGAGAGACGACTATTAACCGCCAGTTTACCTTTGCGGATGCTGCCAATGTTGAGACTAAGCAATTCTCAACATGGTTCATGCGTGACAAGACATGGGGCGAATCGACTATGTATCTAATTGCGTCTACCGTTAAATGGCAGAACGTCAATTGGTATACAGATATTAAGAATCGTTTCAGCAATGACGATGTAATTACAATTGATGTGGCTAGTACCAAAACTTATTTCAATGGCAGCGAGGATCGCACCTTGCATACATTAGGCAACCAGTGGGACAAGTTTCTTTTGCCACCTGGTGACACTACCATTCAGCTCATGCCATCATCATGGGCAAAACCGTTTGCATGTGAAGTTAATTTGAAGGAGGCGTGGCTGTAA